In Juglans microcarpa x Juglans regia isolate MS1-56 chromosome 8D, Jm3101_v1.0, whole genome shotgun sequence, the following are encoded in one genomic region:
- the LOC121242333 gene encoding disease resistance protein Roq1-like, translating into MVGIFGVGGIGKTTFAKDIYNRISDQFVGRCFLSNIKERSKRQSLIELQKILLSEILGKKLDIYDADRGVNVIRERLRSKRVLLVLDDVDELDQLKKLAGDRTWFGLGTRIIVTTRDQQLLKYFEVDDSKYELKLWDDNEALRLFSLHAFKKDEPLDEYVELSKQVIEYAQGLPLALTVLGSDLKDQSKHQWERALDKYKSIPHRDIQSVLQISYDGLEDKEKEMFIDIAFFFNGESLAEIKKIFESCDFFPDYGIDKLIKKCLITIEGEYVWMHDLLQDMGREIVRLESPLEPGERSRLWFHKDIRGVLEESMGTNKVAGMIIEMPKGEDAISLNSEAFSQMKRLRVLIVRNASFTSGPNYLSNELRVLDWFEYPLQSLPPNFHGKKLIIFRMSGHSLIKELSFIKYSIKFKDMTIMHFHDCDFLTKVPDLSSVPNLRDLDVERDVQ; encoded by the exons ATGGTGGGAATTTTTGGAGTCGGTGGAATTGGAAAGACCACTTTtgcaaaagatatttataacaGGATATCAGATCAATTTGTTGGACGTTGTTTCTTGAGTAATATTAAAGAAAGATCAAAAAGACAAAGTCTGATTGAGCTGCAAAAAATACTTCTTTCCGAGATCTTAGGGAAAAAATTGGATATTTATGATGCTGATAGAGGAGTCAATGTGATTCGGGAAAGACTTCGCTCTAAAAGGGTTCTACTAGTTCTTGATGATGTGGATGAGTTGGACCAACTAAAAAAATTAGCTGGAGATCGCACTTGGTTTGGTTTAGGAACTAGAATCATCGTAACAACAAGAGATCAACAATTACTAAAATACTTTGAAGTTGATGATTCAAAGTACGAGTTGAAGCTCTGGGATGACAATGAAGCTCTTCGGCTTTTTAGCTTGCATGCTTTCAAGAAAGACGAACCACTTGATGAGTATGTGGAACTCTCTAAACAAGTAATAGAATATGCTCAAGGTCTTCCACTAGCTTTAACAGTGCTAGGATCGGATCTAAAAGACCAAAGTAAGCATCAATGGGAAAGAGCATTGGATAAGTATAAAAGCATTCCCCATAGAGATATTCAGAGTGTACTTCAAATAAGTTATGATGGTTTAGAAGATAAGGAGAAGGAAATGTTCATTgatattgcctttttttttaacgGAGAATCTTTGGCTGagatcaagaaaatatttgaaagttgtgatttttttccTGATTATGGTATTGATAAGCTTATAAAAAAGTGTCTTATTACTATTGAGGGTGAATATGTTTGGATGCATGACTTGCTACAAGATATGGGTCGAGAAATTGTTCGACTAGAATCACCCCTTGAACCTGGTGAACGTAGTAGACTTTGGTTTCACAAGGATATCCGTGGAGTGTTGGAAGAAAGCATG GGCACGAACAAAGTTGCAGGCATGATAATTGAAATGCCCAAAGGCGAGGACGCGATAAGTTTGAATTCTGAAGCATTTTCACAGATGAAAAGACTTAGAGTGCTTATTGTTCGTAATGCTAGTTTTACAAGTGGACCTAATTATCTCTCCAACGAGTTAAGAGTACTTGATTGGTTTGAATATCCGCTACAATCTTTGCCACCCAATTTCCATGGAAAAAAACTCATTATCTTTCGAATGAGTGGACATAGCTTGATCAAGGAGTTGAGCTTCATCAAGTACTCCATCAAGTTTAAG gATATGACAATTATGCATTTCCATGATTGTGATTTCTTAACAAAAGTTCCAGATCTTTCAAGCGTCCCAAATTTGAGGGATTTAGATGTTGAAAG GGATGTACAGTAG
- the LOC121242006 gene encoding TMV resistance protein N-like gives MAIQLGASSSSSLSSSSIHPWNHDVFLSFRGKDVRQKFISHLYRALCQSRINTYKDNVDLKKGQQISSELFKAIEESRISIIVFSKNYIESQWCLDELLKILECKKLCKQIVLPIFYEIKPSDIREKKGSFGEAFTKLGKEIKDDIKQLESWKEALEEVAKLSGLEYIAFG, from the coding sequence ATGGCCATTCAATTAGgagcttcttcctcttcttcactATCATCTTCTTCCATCCATCCATGGAATCATGATGTATTCTTGAGCTTTAGAGGTAAAGATGTTCGCCAAAAGTTTATTTCTCATCTATACCGAGCTTTATGTCAAAGTCGAATCAACACTTACAAGGATAATGTCGACCTTAAGAAAGGACAGCAAATTTCGTCTGAACTTTTTAAAGCTATTGAAGAGTCAAGGATTTCGATCattgtattttctaaaaactatatAGAATCCCAATGGTGCTTAGACGAGCTATTGAAGATTCTTGAGTGcaaaaaattatgcaaacaaATTGTTTTACCCATATTCTATGAGATAAAACCATCAGACATacgagagaaaaaaggaagCTTTGGGGAAGCATTCACTAAACTTGGAAAGGAAATCAAGGATGACATAAAGCAGCTGGAGTCTTGGAAGGAAGCTTTAGAAGAAGTAGCCAAATTGTCCGGGTTGGAATATATAGCGTTCGGGTAA
- the LOC121242007 gene encoding uncharacterized protein LOC121242007 has translation MHEQIWNYKVPNPLLWKGHYNATVIPENEIPEWFQYHKEFLENQIAQRGDDDVQLIKGNEDWVINIEGPHYLEAISGIVIYVVTFFNEDLSDEDFLWESQVTFFVFLRAKYS, from the exons ATGCATGAGCAGATTTGGAATTATAAAGTGCCAAATCCATTACTGTGGAAG GGACATTATAATGCCACTGTGATACCGGAAAATGAGATTCCAGAGTGGTTCCAGTATCATAAAGaatttttagaaaatcaaaTTGCTCAGAGAGGGGATGATGATGTCCAATTGATCAAAGGAAATGAAGATTGGGTAATAAATATTGAGGGGCCACACTATCTGGAAGCTATCAGCGGGATTGTAATATATGTCGTTACATTTTTCAATGAAGATCTTAGTGATGAGGATTTTTTATGGGAATCTCAG GTTACATTCTTTGTGTTCTTGAGAGCAAAATATTCCTAG